The DNA window CTGCGCTTGGAGTCCGGCCGTTTCCAGCAACACGCGGCGCGCAGCATGCACGGTCGGGAGCCAACTCGCCAGAAAGGCCGCTTGGACAAGCGGTTCGCCGCCGGTGATCGCGAGCCACGGATCGTCGAAGTCGGTCATCCATGCGTTGAGCTGCGCGGCCGTCACTGGATTCGGATGCGCGGCGAAGGTGCGGGAGCGCGGCGGTGTTTCCACGCGGGCATGCAGTGCATGCAGCGCGAGGGCGTGTGGGGTGTCGCACCAGCGACAAGTAAACGGGCAGCCTTGCAAGCGCACGAACGTCATCGGCGTGCCCGTGTAGGGACCTTCGCCTTGGAGGGAGGAAAAGATTTCGTGCAGCTCGACGTTCATAAGAACTCACTTCAAAACCTACTGCGCGGCCCAATGGCGGCGTTGCGCCACCCAGCAATCCTCACGTACAACTTCGTACGCTCCGGTTGCTGGGGCCCGGCGCGCCTTGCCCTTGGGCCGCTCGTGACGGTTTTGAAGTGAGTTCTAGACCGACCGGTCGGACTTTGGCGCGGGCATGTTGCACTTCGGCGAATTCTACAGCGTAGCGATCCATCACGTCTTTAGCGAACGGCGCTGCAGCAATGTCGTAATCCTGCAGTCCGCGCGTTGGCACTGGGGTGTTGGTGTTCAGGACGTTGATGCCGGTGTGAATCAGGCTTGAAATCGGCGAGACGGTGGCGATGGAAACGGAGAGTTTGGCCACGCCGTCGAACAGGTCGTCGCCCTCGCGCCGGATCGAGATTGCCGGACAGTGGGATCGCAGCACGTCGTGGCAGATCGCCACCAATAGTCGTTGCCAGAGGATCATGCGAGTGAGATCGGTCTCGAAGTGTTCGACGATAAAGTGCAGCATCGCGTCGGAATGGATCCAGGCCTGCGCGCGGACGTCCTCCCAGTCGACCATATGGGCCGCAGTGACCTTTGCTGGACCGACAAACGCGGCGATGGCGTCACCGACGGCGCCGGTCTGTTCCAAGATCCAGTGCGGGCGTAGTTGGGCGCCGTCGTAGAGGATCGTTTCGGGAATCCAGAGGGTGTGCATAGTTTCCTTGGTATTCTCCCCCTCACCCCACTGATAATGGTGAGCAATGCTCCTGCTCGTCGCATCGCTGTCACCGCTGCCGCGGGCCATGCAGCGACCGAGTCGCTGCGCCCTTACCCTCCCCAAAGGGAGAGGGGAGTGGATGCCCCGCCCCTCGGAGCGGGGCGCATTTCATCGCGCGTTGGAAGCGGGCGCAGGATTCGCAGCGGCCGCACCATTGCGCGCCGCCTTCGTAACACGGCCAACACCAGTCCAGCGGGATTTCCAGCCGGCGGGCGGTCGCGGCAATTTCAGATTTCTGCATCGCTTGGGTGTAACTCACGACGCGCGGGTGGGTGCGGGTCGAAAGTTGGAACGCGGCGGTTGTTTGTTCGACAAACGCGGCACTGTTGTCCGAGAAAGTGACCGCCTCTTCGGCGTTAAATCCGGTCACGATCCAGTCGAGTTCGTGGGTCTCCGCGTAGGCGGCGGCGATATTCAGAAAGACGCCGTTGCGATTCGGGACCCAGACGGCGGACGCCGAACGATGTTGGCCCGCGAGGTCATTCAATGCGGCGCTGTCATATGTGGGCAGCGCTTGGTCGCGTTGGACGAGCGCGGTGTGCGTGATGTCTCCCAACCACGGCAACTGCAACACGGTGTGGGGAATCTTCCAATGGCCGCAAAACCGTGCAGCGCTGCTGATTTCGCGGGCGGCGGCGCGTTGGCCGTAGTCGAACGTCAGGGCCAACGCGACGCCGTGTTGAGCGTGCGCCAATGCGGTCGATACGACCGAATCGAGACCGCCGGAGAGTAACGTCACGGCTTGGCTCATACTACTCGGGGGATTGCATTCCGCGATCGGTGCGGATCGTGGCCAAGCGGGACTCGATTTTGTGGAGTCGCGTTTGGAGTTTTTTCAGCTCGCGTTGGGACGGGATATTGAGAAAAGAAAGGAGCTCGGAGCCGGTCTCTTTGGCGGAGTGATACGCGCGCGACAGGAGGTCCCAGCCGTTGAGTTTGTCGAGGATCGAGTCGAGGTGGTCGCGGGCCTCGTGGATGAGTTGTTCGCGCTGTGCGAAGATCGGCGTTGAGGAGATCCGGGTGATCATTTCATCGCCCAACGCGCGGACTTCGCGCACCAGATGGGAGCGCTGTTGGGATGCCACGGTGAGCCAGTCCTTGGCGCCGTATTTTTGCAACAACTCGGAAATGACGCCGCGAGCGCGGTCCACGAGGTGGCCATTGGCCTGACCATTTTTTCGGCTGCGACGCGGGGCCGCCTTGGTGCGTTTTGTTTTCGGTGTCGTTTTCATAAATCCTCCCGTTCTGATGTCGCAAAGCTTAGCGGTCTTGACACAGTGTGTCAAGACCCGCGATCTCCGGCAGGGCGGAGGTCGCGGAGCCTCAATTGCAGCGACGTGCGTCCTTGAAAGGTGTTGAATTCCAAGTGAAAGGCCACGTCGAGTGAGGCGCCATTGCCGTGACTGTGCTCTCCCATAGAAAAACCGATCGCGTCAAGCGGGGAGTGCGCCCCAGCCAAGCGGAGGCGGAGGTGATTCTTTCCCACGATGCGGCGCTGCACGACGGAGGTCCCATGCAGTGTAAAGAGCGGTTCCGGATTGCCGGGGCCGAACGGATGGAGTTGCGCCAATTCTTTGGTGAGTGTCGGGGTGATCGCTGCGGCATCGAGCTGCGCGTCGATTGTGATGCGGCGTTGCCGATGGGTCGGCAGCAAGTGCCGCGCGGCGACGCCGGCGAACCGCTTCGCAAATGCGGTCCATTGATCCGGTCTCAACGTCAGGCCGGCCGCGGCGCGATGGCCGCCACAGGTCAGCAGTGTGTCTCGCGTTTCCAACAAGGCGTCCAGCAGCGGAAATTCGCCGATGCTGCGGGCTGAGCCGCGCGCGATGTCACCGCCTAAGCCGATCAGCACGGTCGGCACGCGATATCGCTCCGCCAATCGGCCCGCGATAATGCCGATCACGCCGACCGGCCACGCCGCATCGGCCAACACCAGGCATGGGCGCGAGGCCAGGTCCGGATCAGCGGCGAGTCGGGCCTCGCACTCGGCCAGGATTCGCGCCTCAATCGCTTGGCGTTCCGCGTTGAGTCGATCCAACTCGGCGGCTAGCGTGGCGGCGCGCGCGGCGTCTTCGGTGGCGAGGAGTTCCACGGCCAATCGGGCATGCGCCAAACGTCCGGCGGCGTTGAGGCGCGGGGCGAGACCGAACGCGATGCGATACGTGTCGACTTCGGACGGGAGCATGCCGGCCTGGCGCATCAAGGCGTGCAGCCCGCATCCGGCGTGGGTTTTCAGTTGGTCGAAACCGAAACGGCAGAGGATGCGATTTTCTCCGGTCAGCGGGACGATATCGGCGATGGTGGCGACGGCCACCAAATCGAGGAACTGTTTCAGATTTGGCTCTGGTCCGTTCATGAGTTGCGGCGCGTCGCGCAATCGGGCGCGCAGCGCCGTGAGGAGTTTGAATGCGACGCCGGCACCGCAAAGGACGGATTCCGGATATTGGCTGTTGGCCCGTTTCGGATTGATCACGGCGAAGGCCGCCGTGGAATGGGCCTCGCCCGGTTCGTGGTGATCGGTGACG is part of the Deltaproteobacteria bacterium genome and encodes:
- a CDS encoding 4Fe-4S cluster-binding domain-containing protein, producing MNVELHEIFSSLQGEGPYTGTPMTFVRLQGCPFTCRWCDTPHALALHALHARVETPPRSRTFAAHPNPVTAAQLNAWMTDFDDPWLAITGGEPLVQAAFLASWLPTVHAARRVLLETAGLQAQALAKVAPHVDVISMDLKLPSSTGMRAFWEEHAAFIRVAAQSGKERYAKIIVTHATTAEELATAMHLIQRHDPTLRVFLQPATATAHYAAAPDESQLTAWRQQCQGVLPNVAIGRQMHKAWNML
- the queC gene encoding 7-cyano-7-deazaguanine synthase QueC, yielding MSQAVTLLSGGLDSVVSTALAHAQHGVALALTFDYGQRAAAREISSAARFCGHWKIPHTVLQLPWLGDITHTALVQRDQALPTYDSAALNDLAGQHRSASAVWVPNRNGVFLNIAAAYAETHELDWIVTGFNAEEAVTFSDNSAAFVEQTTAAFQLSTRTHPRVVSYTQAMQKSEIAATARRLEIPLDWCWPCYEGGAQWCGRCESCARFQRAMKCAPLRGAGHPLPSPFGEGKGAATRSLHGPRQR
- the recJ gene encoding single-stranded-DNA-specific exonuclease RecJ, translated to MGTDWSLACPQPEQAATLAAALGVSSITAQVLIHRGIADPATAERFLHPRLSDLHDPFLLPDMERATDRIIRALATNERITVFGDYDVDGTAATALLLRFFRAIGHDIEFYIPDRNTEGYGLSVTAVNQLADLGTTLILTVDNGTTAHVALEQARARGVDVIVTDHHEPGEAHSTAAFAVINPKRANSQYPESVLCGAGVAFKLLTALRARLRDAPQLMNGPEPNLKQFLDLVAVATIADIVPLTGENRILCRFGFDQLKTHAGCGLHALMRQAGMLPSEVDTYRIAFGLAPRLNAAGRLAHARLAVELLATEDAARAATLAAELDRLNAERQAIEARILAECEARLAADPDLASRPCLVLADAAWPVGVIGIIAGRLAERYRVPTVLIGLGGDIARGSARSIGEFPLLDALLETRDTLLTCGGHRAAAGLTLRPDQWTAFAKRFAGVAARHLLPTHRQRRITIDAQLDAAAITPTLTKELAQLHPFGPGNPEPLFTLHGTSVVQRRIVGKNHLRLRLAGAHSPLDAIGFSMGEHSHGNGASLDVAFHLEFNTFQGRTSLQLRLRDLRPAGDRGS
- a CDS encoding DUF366 family protein, with translation MHTLWIPETILYDGAQLRPHWILEQTGAVGDAIAAFVGPAKVTAAHMVDWEDVRAQAWIHSDAMLHFIVEHFETDLTRMILWQRLLVAICHDVLRSHCPAISIRREGDDLFDGVAKLSVSIATVSPISSLIHTGINVLNTNTPVPTRGLQDYDIAAAPFAKDVMDRYAVEFAEVQHARAKVRPVGLELTSKPSRAAQGQGAPGPSNRSVRSCT